The Anolis carolinensis isolate JA03-04 chromosome 1, rAnoCar3.1.pri, whole genome shotgun sequence genome window below encodes:
- the LOC134295458 gene encoding uncharacterized protein LOC134295458 — protein MQQKQNIPITCTSYGMFHFFTQKLDNYICSKCKQMTLMEQRIQQLEHRIKTLKDIQALELFLDTAQHAAVDQQPASHQHHQDHDQEPYGEINSKVDNPQAWKEVTHRRRRRTRQPPQNSSAQLHLHNRFEILTSLTYNQETHLVEDHSFLDTTQWTTLDQCAGDSPDGDSASPQSHLCNHANAPSPIIDQEQQEHPWESNGLSDVSQWIVIDECTGDVEEEDNTLHLHDSLQQEHSSGDIHTVLHKRDPVNPQRKQVLVVGDSLLRGTEAIISRPDGMARETCCLPGAKIHHITQRLSRLLKPHHPPHLMLIHVGTNDTARHTFQKITNDFRALGTKLKLYNVHVIFSSLLPVVGHGSTRAGKIVQVNNWLRKWCQEEHFGFLDHGLLFQEDGLLASDGVHLTQVGKHLFAHRLTNLIRRTLN, from the coding sequence atgcaacaaaagcaaaacattcccatcacatgcaccagctatggcatgttccactttttcacacaaaaactagacaactacatctgctccaaatgcaaacagatgactctgatggagcagaggatccaacagctcgagcaccgtattaagacccttaaggacattcaggcactcgagctcttcttggacactgcacaacacgctgctgtagatcagcagcctgcatcacaccaacaccaccaagaccatgatcaggaaccttatggggagatcaactcaaaggtagacaaccctcaggcttggaaggaggtcacccatagaaggagacgcaggaccaggcagcctccgcagaactcctctgctcagctgcatttacacaacagatttgaaattcttacatcattaacatacaatcaggaaacacatcttgtggaggaccacagtttcttagataccactcagtggaccaccctggatcaatgcgcaggggatagccctgacggggacagtgcatcaccacagtcacacttatgtaatcatgcaaatgctccatccccaatcatagaccaggagcaacaggaacatccttgggagagtaatgggctctcggatgtatctcaatggattgtcattgatgaatgcactggggatgttgaggaggaggacaacactttacacctacatgattcacttcaacaggaacactcttcaggggacatacacactgtcttgcacaaaagggaccctgtcaatcctcaaaggaaacaggtcttggtagtaggtgactccctccttagaggaacggaagccatcatttccagaccggatgggatggctcgagaaacatgctgcctcccgggggcaaaaatacaccatatcactcagaggctcagcaggctcctaaagccccatcaccctccccaccttatgttgatacatgtaggtaccaatgacaccgctaggcatacttttcaaaagatcacaaatgattttcgagctctgggaacaaagctaaaactgtataatgtacatgtgatcttttcatccctcctccctgttgtaggacacggctctacaagggccggaaaaatagtacaggtcaataactggctcagaaaatggtgtcaagaggagcattttggcttccttgaccatggtctactcttccaagaggatggactactggcaagcgatggggtgcatctcacacaagtaggaaaacatctttttgcacacagactcacaaacctcatcaggcgcactttaaactag